The DNA sequence ATTCTAGCAGAACGCAATCTCCGAGGTCAAGAAAACGCTCCGAGACGATGCGCCAGTGCGTCGTACGCAGGCTCCTCCCCGGGGGTGTCCACCGCGAGCGCTTCGAACCTCGGATCGGAGCGGATCCAGGTCAGTTGTCGCTTGGCCAGCCTGCGTGTCGCCGTGGCGGTGTCCTCTATCGCCCGTTCGGAGGATATTTCCCCGCGCAGGCACGCCGCCGCCTGGAGGTATCCGATGGATTCCAGGGCGGGCGCCGAGGGAGGCACGCCTGATTCGAGCAACCCGCAAACCTCTTCCACCAAGCCGCGCTCAAAAATCCGGCGGGAGCGGTCGTTTATCCTCCCGTAAAGCTCGGTCCGGGAGCGGACGAGGGCTATCCGGGTCACCGTTCCCCCGAACGGTCGAGGCGCGGGTTCGGCGTTCCACTCGGAGAGTCCCCGCCCGGTTTGGAGGTGGACCGCCAGGGCACGGACCAGCCGCTGCCTGTCGCGGGGGTGGATGCGATCGGCCGAGGCCGGATCGCTCCGTCGGAGCCTCTCCGCCAGCTCCTCGGTCTCGAGCGCCTCCAGCCCACGCTCTACCTCGGGGTCCGTCTCCGGGGCACCGCTCAGGCCGTCGAAAAGGGCCCGGGCGAAGAGGAGCGTCCCGCCCACGACCAGCGGTATCCGCCCCCGGCCGTGGATTTCCGCGACGGCCTCAACCGCCAGATGGGCGTACCGGCCGGCGGAAAATCTTTCCGTAGGGTCGCACACGTCCACCAGGTGAATGGGCAACCGGGCGCGCAGCTCGGGCGGGGGTTTGTTGGCCCCGATTTCCAGACCCCGGTAGACCTTGACCGAATCGCAAAGGACCAGCTCGACGGGGAAAGACTCGGCGAGGCGAACCGCCAGCGCGCCCTTGCCGACGGCCGTCGGACCGCCGAGAAAAACGACACCGCTTTGAGATGCTTCAGTTTCCGTCACTGGCGTGGCCGCGTGTGCGCCGCGGATGGCTGAGGCTAAATTTACATTCGGTCAAAGAAGTGTTAAATTGCGGAAAATAGTGGAGCGCCATGCCGTATGAGAAGAAATTACCGCCCGAGTTCCGCCATCCGGTCGGGCTGTCCGGTCGCCGGAGGTACAGGCTGGTCCACGACCTTCCCGGCGTTGACCCCGGTCTGGACCGTATCATCGGGGAGAGCCTGAATGCCGCCCGGCGTAGGGCGTTTCTCATCGAGTGCGCCGGGGAGATGGGGGGCGACGGCGCCGCCTTCCGGGAAGCGCTGGCCACTCTCGTGGAAAAATCCGGGTTCAGGGTAATCCGCACCGCCGACCGCGGCGGGGTGGTGGAACCCCTGAGCCTCGTGAAGACGATTGTGGAAGGGTTCACCTCCTGGGCCGAATTGGGTGCGTCGCTCCCCGCCGGGATGGTGGAAAACCTCCACCTTCTGGGGGAAGGCTATGCCGGAGCCGGTGAAGGGAAGACCTGGGACG is a window from the bacterium genome containing:
- the miaA gene encoding tRNA (adenosine(37)-N6)-dimethylallyltransferase MiaA — encoded protein: MTETEASQSGVVFLGGPTAVGKGALAVRLAESFPVELVLCDSVKVYRGLEIGANKPPPELRARLPIHLVDVCDPTERFSAGRYAHLAVEAVAEIHGRGRIPLVVGGTLLFARALFDGLSGAPETDPEVERGLEALETEELAERLRRSDPASADRIHPRDRQRLVRALAVHLQTGRGLSEWNAEPAPRPFGGTVTRIALVRSRTELYGRINDRSRRIFERGLVEEVCGLLESGVPPSAPALESIGYLQAAACLRGEISSERAIEDTATATRRLAKRQLTWIRSDPRFEALAVDTPGEEPAYDALAHRLGAFS